In a genomic window of Candidatus Methylacidiphilales bacterium:
- a CDS encoding type II secretion system GspH family protein, translating into MKTRCKPRKNFLASKLLPRLNAMSLLSRMSRNPKIQAFTLVELLVVVAIIGILLSLAVAVVPMVMKRAKSVEALTIAQNMVNGFTQYLAEYQRWPLAVGSQVEPTQAYAMLSGAEASPLNARQIVFVEFPVKYLDNPNPKLATKVLDPWKNDFQIRIDDNLDGVITDLPDVRNVSGYVSINATAAVWSLGPKGLKETNQRNFIVTW; encoded by the coding sequence TTGAAAACACGTTGCAAGCCGCGTAAAAACTTCTTAGCATCCAAATTACTGCCACGCCTAAACGCCATGTCCCTACTCTCAAGAATGTCGAGGAACCCCAAGATACAAGCTTTTACGCTCGTTGAACTACTTGTTGTAGTCGCCATCATTGGGATACTTCTCTCGCTGGCGGTTGCCGTGGTTCCGATGGTCATGAAACGTGCCAAAAGTGTAGAAGCACTCACAATAGCTCAAAATATGGTCAACGGCTTTACTCAATACTTAGCCGAATATCAAAGATGGCCTCTTGCAGTGGGTAGTCAGGTTGAGCCAACACAAGCATACGCGATGCTTTCTGGAGCAGAAGCCTCGCCTCTCAACGCACGGCAAATTGTCTTCGTCGAATTCCCCGTTAAATACCTAGATAACCCCAATCCAAAACTAGCAACTAAGGTTCTTGATCCGTGGAAAAACGATTTCCAGATCCGTATCGACGATAATCTCGACGGAGTCATCACCGACCTTCCAGATGTTCGCAATGTAAGCGGCTACGTTTCGATTAATGCGACTGCGGCAGTCTGGAGTTTAGGTCCGAAAGGTTTAAAAGAAACCAATCAACGCAACTTCATCGTCACGTGGTAG
- a CDS encoding SIS domain-containing protein — MEASANVNVSVFSSLIQRQYESLDRVVKASESALLKIEKIAVCVVEVLREGGKILTAGNGGSAADALHMAEEFVGRYAKNRVSLPALALCADGTALTCIANDYGFEDVFARQVEGLGRKGDALIIFSTSGNSKNLLLALQVAKRKGLKTIAFLGKQGGMCAGHADLEWIVPSEMTARIQEMHTWALHCILECVDAVYE; from the coding sequence ATGGAAGCGTCAGCCAATGTTAATGTGTCAGTTTTTTCTTCGCTCATTCAGAGGCAATATGAAAGTCTGGATCGAGTCGTCAAAGCTTCGGAGTCAGCTCTTTTGAAGATAGAGAAGATTGCTGTGTGCGTGGTAGAGGTATTGCGGGAAGGGGGGAAAATTTTGACTGCTGGCAACGGCGGGAGCGCGGCTGACGCTCTGCACATGGCAGAGGAGTTTGTTGGGCGCTACGCCAAGAATAGGGTTTCATTACCTGCATTGGCTTTATGTGCGGATGGCACTGCTTTAACTTGCATTGCTAACGACTATGGGTTTGAGGATGTGTTTGCGCGGCAGGTAGAGGGATTGGGCCGTAAGGGTGATGCGTTGATTATTTTTTCTACGAGTGGAAATTCTAAAAATCTGCTTCTTGCTCTGCAAGTGGCAAAGAGAAAAGGCCTTAAGACAATTGCTTTTTTAGGGAAACAAGGAGGCATGTGCGCAGGACATGCGGATCTGGAATGGATCGTTCCCAGCGAGATGACGGCGCGCATTCAGGAGATGCACACGTGGGCATTGCACTGCATTTTAGAATGCGTAGATGCAGTTTATGAGTAA
- a CDS encoding prepilin-type N-terminal cleavage/methylation domain-containing protein has product MSLPKISLTRQKAGFTLIELLVAMAVVGLLAGIIAGIAPLALEKGKRSRAQAEIAALELALQSYKDEQGDYPEASVPQAGEAYTTETSAYISAGNILYGALRGGDPNIPPQATPSSPSIPVYYQAKLNHVSSTPPYHFIDPYRRPYGYSSLTQARFNQGLYDLWSLGSKPENVHQWIKNWTGN; this is encoded by the coding sequence ATGTCCCTTCCAAAAATCTCCCTTACACGACAGAAGGCTGGCTTTACGTTAATCGAATTACTCGTAGCTATGGCAGTTGTGGGCCTACTGGCAGGCATAATAGCAGGCATAGCACCACTCGCTCTCGAAAAAGGGAAACGCAGCCGAGCTCAAGCTGAAATCGCAGCGCTTGAGCTAGCGCTACAAAGCTACAAAGATGAGCAAGGCGATTACCCTGAAGCCAGTGTTCCTCAGGCCGGTGAAGCTTACACCACAGAAACGAGTGCTTACATTTCAGCTGGCAACATACTCTACGGCGCGTTGCGTGGAGGAGATCCCAACATCCCCCCTCAGGCCACGCCCAGCTCTCCTTCCATTCCCGTCTATTATCAAGCCAAACTCAACCATGTCTCCTCTACACCTCCCTATCATTTTATCGATCCTTACCGCCGTCCTTATGGTTACTCGAGTCTCACGCAGGCACGTTTTAACCAAGGCCTCTACGACCTTTGGAGCCTTGGGAGTAAGCCTGAAAATGTCCATCAATGGATTAAAAACTGGACGGGCAACTGA
- a CDS encoding TolC family protein has product MTLSLQECYQRAVRQSERLGISREEIRAAEGRYQQAIATLVPKVVIRTGAQWQDRPIFAFGAEPKETSTSLSLWIRQPLFNGFREFHAASAGRAEIRRRIFDEVRARQELYIDIITLGRQILYYEKDLKLLAEMEQVLNRRVEDLKRRVELGQSRPGELLQSKSEVANLRVTTQRIQGFLHASRELMAFLIGLPASSWTLRDNWSWPRLEALEEYLKKTETRPDLLAAIEAERSARSLLKAKQAETYPSINIETHIYLYEDPKAPRDWNVFLSAALPIFDFIEIGGRVKEQKAALQQSRLSLERLRRTADQEVRTAFSNFNALVAQIVELREAERLAIENLKVQEEDYTLGRVTNLDVIDALRRKLDLQRQKISAETEALIEYERLHVAAGGSRL; this is encoded by the coding sequence TTGACTTTATCTTTGCAAGAATGTTATCAACGTGCCGTTCGACAAAGTGAGCGTCTAGGAATTTCACGTGAAGAAATCCGCGCAGCGGAAGGTCGCTATCAACAAGCCATAGCAACATTAGTCCCTAAAGTCGTCATCCGCACAGGAGCGCAGTGGCAAGACCGACCGATCTTTGCTTTCGGTGCGGAGCCCAAAGAGACTTCTACCAGTCTGTCTTTATGGATACGCCAGCCTCTATTTAATGGTTTCCGCGAATTCCATGCTGCCTCTGCAGGCCGTGCTGAAATCCGCAGACGCATTTTTGACGAGGTGCGAGCGCGGCAGGAGCTATATATCGATATCATTACGCTCGGACGCCAAATCTTATATTACGAAAAAGACCTGAAACTTTTGGCTGAAATGGAGCAAGTCCTCAATCGCCGTGTAGAAGACCTAAAACGTCGCGTGGAACTCGGCCAGTCCCGTCCCGGTGAATTGCTTCAATCAAAAAGTGAAGTGGCTAATTTACGCGTTACGACTCAGCGCATTCAAGGTTTCCTACACGCCTCACGAGAATTGATGGCATTTTTAATCGGCCTACCCGCTTCATCCTGGACATTACGAGACAATTGGAGTTGGCCAAGACTAGAGGCACTAGAGGAATACCTAAAAAAGACAGAGACTCGTCCTGACCTCCTCGCTGCTATCGAAGCGGAACGCTCAGCACGATCTCTTCTCAAAGCCAAACAAGCTGAAACCTATCCATCCATAAATATTGAGACCCATATTTATCTTTACGAGGACCCAAAAGCGCCGCGGGACTGGAATGTCTTTTTATCTGCGGCACTTCCTATCTTTGATTTCATCGAGATCGGCGGACGAGTCAAAGAACAGAAAGCAGCCCTTCAACAATCACGCCTTTCTCTCGAGCGCCTACGTCGCACAGCCGATCAAGAAGTTCGCACCGCCTTTAGCAATTTTAATGCTCTTGTTGCCCAAATTGTCGAACTCCGCGAAGCCGAGCGCCTCGCCATTGAAAACCTCAAAGTCCAAGAAGAGGACTACACACTCGGCCGTGTAACAAACCTCGACGTCATTGATGCCTTGCGTCGTAAACTCGATCTTCAACGCCAAAAGATCAGCGCAGAGACAGAAGCTTTAATCGAATATGAACGCCTTCATGTCGCTGCAGGAGGATCGCGTTTATGA
- a CDS encoding nucleoside deaminase: MLHRKDTKKRSCPFPPLHTSELVHDDLYFMIHAYNEARRAWELDEVPVGAVVEFAGSIIAKAHNQVEQLKDPTAHAEILAISQAAAHIGDWRLNEATLYVTKEPCPMCAGASIMARLKRVVFAIPDPKLGCLGGATALHTIPSFYHSLEVSIGILETPCRELLQAFFQEKRL, translated from the coding sequence ATGCTCCATAGAAAAGATACGAAGAAACGTAGCTGCCCTTTTCCTCCCCTCCACACCTCTGAATTAGTTCACGATGATCTTTACTTTATGATCCACGCCTACAATGAAGCGCGTCGAGCTTGGGAACTCGATGAAGTCCCTGTAGGTGCAGTTGTTGAATTTGCTGGCTCGATCATTGCAAAAGCTCACAATCAAGTGGAGCAGTTAAAAGATCCCACAGCTCATGCTGAAATCCTTGCTATTAGCCAAGCTGCTGCCCACATCGGCGACTGGCGTCTGAACGAAGCCACTCTATACGTGACTAAAGAACCTTGCCCGATGTGTGCCGGGGCCAGCATCATGGCTAGGCTGAAGCGTGTCGTCTTCGCCATCCCCGATCCAAAATTAGGATGCTTAGGCGGGGCTACAGCCTTACATACGATCCCCTCTTTCTATCATAGCTTAGAAGTAAGTATCGGCATTTTGGAAACCCCTTGCCGCGAGCTTCTCCAAGCATTCTTTCAAGAAAAACGCCTGTGA
- a CDS encoding efflux RND transporter permease subunit, which yields MTLSEIAIRRPVFAWMLMSALIIFGAITFNRLGISFFPDIEAQSINISVTWPGAAPEVMETEIVDRLEQALVSVVGVKEINSSIRQSIANITLELYPGTNADAAILEVQSGVSRVRLPDQADNPIITRNSPSDNPIMWIGVNSDSMSLAELIAYADLNLRDQFQTLPGVGEIILSGFSERNLRVWIDRNKLEQYELTALDVQRALESEHIEVAAGYLENPQQEINLRVMGEGLSPESVGEILITQRGGRPIYNTTIRLRDVARIEDDLNDIRRVSKIGLDKTIYTQKYGAQLKPGEHVVGFRGIGLGIRKLPGANAVAVSDRVKQRVEEIRKRLPPSINMQVNFDQSVFTREAVHETEFTLILAAILTSLVCWIFLGSWTSTLNVIMAIPTSVLGTFIIMYFSGFTLNFFTLLALSLSIGVVVDDAIMVLENIVRHKEMGKSSWRAALDGAREITFPALAATFSIVAIFFPLAFTTGIVGEFLFQFAVTFSAAVLLSYVEAITLTPMRCSQFLQVGRVNFLTRGVDALIHWLSARYVEALRIAIAHRWKVLAGCAALFFISLQILSWVPKEFAPAQDQSIIFVRFQTPVGSSLEFTVGKMEEVEAYLKRREDTLRYFIAVGGFGGGEVNTGIAFVTLVPPSQRKLRQQAIIEEYRRDLNRIEDLFVQPVDLSRGGFTSGARDLPIQFSLQGPSHDTLKKISDQFIEMMKRERIAVDIDTDFKLGQPEWHIIPNRVEAARRGVTMEALGRTLNVAVGGVRAGKFTNDARRYDVRVKVEDKQRQTLEDVLSLKVRNLYGELVAVRDVVTVEKRDSFQVITRRNRERAIQISANNAPGITQAEALARVQNYAKEVLPPGYRLVLSDNAQAFKEAFADLSFTLFLGVVVAYMVLASQFNSFVHPFTILLTLPFSVSGAFGAMFVTGQTFNIYSFIGLILLMGIVKKNGILLVEFTNLSRTRDGLGLEESILRAGAVRLRPIVMTSFTTIVAALPAALAWGPGAESRVPMAVTVIGGVLVSTLFTLFVVPCAYRVLAWSERFKPSTA from the coding sequence ATGACTTTATCAGAAATCGCCATCCGACGTCCCGTCTTCGCCTGGATGCTGATGTCCGCCCTGATCATATTTGGTGCAATCACCTTCAATCGTCTCGGTATAAGCTTTTTTCCCGATATAGAAGCCCAGTCGATTAACATCAGCGTGACGTGGCCCGGCGCAGCACCCGAGGTGATGGAGACTGAAATAGTCGATCGTCTGGAACAAGCCCTTGTCTCCGTCGTCGGCGTTAAAGAAATCAACTCATCCATACGTCAGAGCATTGCCAATATCACACTTGAACTTTACCCCGGCACAAATGCTGATGCCGCTATACTTGAGGTGCAGTCCGGAGTCAGCCGTGTGCGGTTGCCCGATCAAGCCGACAACCCGATCATCACTCGCAACAGCCCCAGCGATAATCCGATTATGTGGATAGGGGTTAATAGCGACTCGATGAGCCTTGCGGAGCTGATCGCCTATGCTGACCTCAATTTGCGCGATCAATTTCAGACCTTGCCGGGCGTAGGTGAAATCATTTTGAGCGGCTTTTCAGAACGAAATCTTCGCGTGTGGATCGACCGCAATAAACTCGAGCAATATGAACTTACAGCTCTCGATGTCCAACGCGCCCTGGAAAGTGAGCATATCGAGGTCGCCGCAGGTTATCTTGAGAACCCTCAACAGGAAATCAATCTTCGGGTGATGGGCGAAGGCTTATCGCCCGAATCGGTGGGCGAGATTCTGATTACCCAGCGCGGCGGTCGCCCCATTTACAACACAACGATCCGTCTCCGAGACGTCGCTCGCATCGAGGATGACCTCAATGACATCCGCCGCGTTTCAAAAATCGGTCTCGACAAGACGATCTACACCCAAAAATACGGTGCTCAGCTTAAACCAGGGGAACATGTGGTCGGGTTTCGCGGCATAGGCCTTGGTATTCGCAAATTGCCCGGCGCAAATGCTGTGGCTGTTAGCGATCGTGTGAAACAACGTGTCGAAGAAATTCGCAAACGATTACCACCATCGATCAACATGCAGGTGAATTTTGATCAAAGCGTCTTCACTCGAGAAGCTGTGCACGAGACGGAGTTCACGTTAATTTTGGCCGCGATTCTGACTTCTTTGGTCTGCTGGATTTTTTTGGGATCGTGGACTTCTACGTTGAACGTCATCATGGCAATCCCGACATCTGTCTTAGGGACTTTCATTATCATGTATTTCAGCGGATTTACACTAAACTTTTTTACGCTACTGGCCCTTTCCCTTTCCATCGGCGTTGTCGTAGATGACGCGATCATGGTGCTAGAAAATATCGTCCGTCACAAAGAGATGGGCAAAAGTTCCTGGCGAGCGGCTTTGGATGGAGCTCGAGAGATCACCTTTCCAGCATTGGCTGCCACCTTTTCCATTGTGGCGATTTTCTTTCCACTGGCTTTTACCACAGGAATCGTAGGGGAATTTTTGTTTCAATTTGCCGTGACATTTTCTGCAGCCGTCTTGCTGTCGTATGTAGAGGCGATCACATTGACGCCGATGCGTTGCTCTCAATTTTTACAAGTAGGACGCGTGAACTTTTTAACGCGCGGTGTAGATGCACTGATTCACTGGCTGAGCGCCCGTTATGTCGAGGCGCTTCGGATCGCAATCGCACATCGTTGGAAAGTGCTTGCCGGATGTGCTGCTCTTTTTTTCATTTCGCTTCAAATCCTCAGTTGGGTCCCGAAGGAGTTTGCTCCAGCGCAAGATCAAAGCATCATCTTTGTGCGGTTTCAGACTCCAGTGGGCTCTTCCCTTGAATTTACCGTGGGAAAGATGGAGGAAGTCGAGGCTTATCTGAAGCGCCGAGAAGACACCTTAAGATATTTCATTGCGGTAGGCGGCTTTGGCGGCGGTGAGGTGAATACAGGCATAGCATTTGTGACACTCGTGCCGCCTTCCCAGAGAAAGCTCCGCCAACAAGCTATTATCGAGGAATATCGCCGCGACCTCAACCGCATAGAAGATTTATTCGTCCAACCAGTTGATCTTTCGCGTGGAGGTTTCACCAGCGGAGCCAGGGACTTGCCGATTCAGTTTTCTTTGCAAGGCCCGAGCCATGACACTTTGAAAAAGATCTCAGACCAGTTTATCGAGATGATGAAAAGAGAGAGGATTGCAGTGGACATTGATACGGATTTCAAGCTTGGCCAACCCGAGTGGCACATCATTCCCAACCGCGTCGAGGCTGCCCGCCGTGGAGTGACAATGGAAGCTTTGGGTAGGACGTTGAATGTAGCCGTCGGTGGCGTGCGTGCAGGGAAGTTTACCAACGACGCGCGGCGCTATGACGTGCGAGTAAAAGTAGAGGATAAACAACGGCAGACTTTGGAAGATGTGCTTTCACTAAAAGTGCGCAACCTTTACGGCGAGCTGGTAGCCGTGCGAGACGTCGTAACGGTCGAGAAAAGAGATTCTTTCCAAGTTATCACACGACGTAACCGCGAGCGCGCAATCCAGATCTCCGCCAACAACGCGCCTGGCATCACTCAAGCCGAGGCTCTGGCACGGGTGCAAAATTACGCAAAGGAAGTCTTGCCCCCAGGATATCGCCTTGTCCTTTCTGATAACGCACAGGCTTTCAAGGAGGCTTTTGCGGATTTAAGTTTCACGCTGTTTCTGGGCGTAGTGGTAGCTTATATGGTGCTGGCTTCACAGTTTAATAGCTTCGTGCACCCGTTTACGATTTTGTTGACTTTACCCTTTAGCGTGAGCGGTGCTTTCGGCGCTATGTTTGTGACAGGCCAAACGTTTAATATCTACAGCTTCATCGGCCTGATCTTGCTTATGGGAATTGTGAAGAAGAACGGCATTTTATTGGTCGAATTCACAAACCTCAGCCGCACGCGAGACGGACTTGGACTTGAAGAGAGTATCTTGCGAGCTGGCGCGGTGCGATTGCGGCCGATCGTGATGACATCATTTACGACGATCGTAGCAGCTTTGCCTGCAGCCTTGGCTTGGGGGCCGGGTGCAGAGAGCCGCGTGCCTATGGCGGTGACGGTCATCGGTGGGGTCTTAGTCTCTACTCTCTTTACGCTTTTTGTCGTGCCGTGTGCATATCGCGTCTTGGCTTGGAGCGAACGCTTCAAGCCAAGCACAGCGTAG
- a CDS encoding 3-deoxy-7-phosphoheptulonate synthase: MSSLASKALHLENLRVRDFLPLITPAEIHQRYPISNRAAEIVHQGRETIKAILRGQDRRLLVIVGPCSIHDVTGAMDYAQRLVQLRPKIEDAIYLVMRVYFEKPRTTIGWKGLINDPHINNTTDINSGLEIARKLLLEIAELGLPTATEMLDPIVPQYIADLVCWAAIGARTTESQTHREMASGLSMPVGFKNSTDGSVQNAIDAMVSSRNPHSFLGINEEGRTCIVKTRGNTDTHIILRGGKQGTNYEPSSIHAAQEALRKANLPPTLMIDCSHGNSNKVPVKQQIVWQSILDQRTKGNHEIIGAMIESYIEEGNQPPAPIEKLIYGVSITDPCISWPMTEQMLIEGATILRKAQS; encoded by the coding sequence ATGTCTTCCCTCGCTTCCAAAGCGCTACATCTTGAAAACTTGCGAGTGCGCGATTTTCTTCCGTTGATCACACCAGCGGAAATCCACCAACGCTACCCCATCTCAAATCGTGCGGCAGAAATCGTGCATCAAGGCCGTGAGACTATTAAGGCTATTCTCCGTGGCCAAGATCGACGACTGCTAGTAATCGTAGGCCCCTGTTCGATTCATGACGTAACAGGAGCTATGGATTATGCCCAGCGACTTGTTCAGCTCCGTCCGAAGATTGAAGATGCAATCTACCTAGTGATGCGCGTTTATTTCGAGAAACCGCGAACAACAATCGGCTGGAAAGGATTAATCAACGATCCCCACATCAACAACACAACGGACATCAACAGCGGTTTAGAAATTGCCCGTAAGCTTCTTCTCGAAATTGCTGAGCTTGGTTTGCCCACTGCCACAGAAATGCTCGACCCAATCGTGCCTCAATACATCGCCGATCTCGTCTGTTGGGCTGCTATCGGAGCTCGCACGACTGAATCACAGACTCACCGTGAAATGGCCAGTGGCCTTTCGATGCCTGTCGGTTTTAAAAACAGCACCGATGGTAGTGTGCAAAACGCCATAGACGCCATGGTCTCCAGCCGCAACCCGCACAGTTTTCTAGGCATCAATGAAGAAGGTCGCACCTGCATCGTGAAAACCCGCGGCAACACTGATACCCACATCATTTTACGCGGAGGAAAACAAGGCACGAATTATGAACCCAGCTCAATCCACGCGGCTCAAGAAGCTCTACGCAAAGCCAATCTACCTCCTACGCTGATGATTGATTGCAGCCATGGCAACTCCAACAAAGTCCCCGTTAAACAACAAATTGTCTGGCAAAGTATTCTCGATCAACGCACTAAGGGCAACCACGAAATTATAGGCGCTATGATCGAAAGCTACATAGAAGAAGGCAATCAACCTCCTGCCCCTATCGAAAAACTCATCTATGGCGTCTCCATCACTGATCCGTGCATCAGTTGGCCAATGACCGAGCAAATGCTCATCGAAGGCGCTACCATTCTACGCAAAGCTCAATCTTGA